The following proteins are encoded in a genomic region of Arachis stenosperma cultivar V10309 chromosome 4, arast.V10309.gnm1.PFL2, whole genome shotgun sequence:
- the LOC130975831 gene encoding uncharacterized protein LOC130975831: protein MIVFSWNVRGAVGKAFSRACKEYIRVHKPDIVALQETRCSGDNAKKVIKNLGFNNFILVEARGYSGGIWILWRNDNFNIKPIQLHSQYIHAIVEENNKAHWLLSIIYGSPREMERREAWKEIREFARSNTKPWLMVGDFNAIANINEKKGGAPADRRKCLEFANWISDCNLIDMEAKGSKFTWRGAVRDNRDRVFERLDRGPCNSDWRIQFPEAYVMCLTRTHSDHHPLLIKCNGDITVNRNRPYRFETFWMQHQDFSKMLQDSWEGCNGNYFQKVQDLKEKIEIWKKQVFGNIFHRKKRLLARIDGIQ from the coding sequence ATGATTGTGTTCTCATGGAATGTGAGAGGTGCTGTTGGAAAGGCTTTCAGCAGAGCCTGTAAAGAATATATTAGGGTCCATAAACCTGACATTGTGGCTCTTCAAGAGACAAGATGTAGTGGTGATAATgcaaaaaaagtaataaaaaactTGGGCTTCAATAACTTTATTTTGGTGGAGGCTAGGGGGTATAGTGGAGGGATTTGGATTCTTTGGAGAAATGATAATTTCAACATCAAACCTATTCAACTTCATAGTCAATACATTCACGCAATTGTGGAGGAGAATAACAAGGCCCACTGGCTTCTTTCTATCATCTATGGTAGCCCTAGAGAGATGGAGAGAAGGGAAGCGTGGAAAGAAATCAGAGAGTTTGCAAGAAGCAACACTAAACCTTGGTTGATGGTAGGTGACTTCAATGCCATTGCCAACATTAATGAAAAGAAAGGAGGTGCCCCTGCTGATAGAAGAAAATGCTTGGAATTTGCAAACTGGATCTCAGACTGCAATCTCATAGACATGGAAGCTAAGGGTTCAAAGTTCACGTGGAGGGGAGCTGTCAGGGACAATAGAGATCGTGTTTTTGAAAGGCTCGATAGGGGTCCATGCAATAGTGATTGGCGAATCCAATTCCCAGAAGCTTATGTGATGTGCCTAACCCGCACCCACTCAGACCATCATCCACTATTGATAAAATGCAATGGAGACATTACTGTAAATAGAAATCGGCCTTACAGATTTGAGACGTTTTGGATGCAGCATCAAGATTTCAGCAAGATGCTTCAAGATAGTTGGGAGGGGTGCAAcggaaattattttcaaaaggTGCAGGACTTGAAGGAGAAGATAGAGAtatggaagaaacaggtttttGGGAACATATTTCATAGAAAAAAGAGGTTGTTGGCCCGTATAGATGGTATCCAGTGA
- the LOC130974340 gene encoding cystathionine gamma-synthase 1, chloroplastic-like, with amino-acid sequence MAAPTSHKLFSALNCRSNPDFSAPPPSFNRRLNSAAFYGPSALILRFPPNFHRQLSTKARRNCSNIGLAQIVAASWSNAPAADSSGGSVPAASAVDAAATSAAISAEIAADDNVSAGAGGNGAVPVQFSGSVDSSSYSFLKSDGSMAIHAAERLGRGIVTDAITTPVVNTSAYFFKKTADLIDFKEKRQFSFEYGRYGNPTTIVLEEKLSALEGAESTLIMASGMCASTVLLMALVPAGGHLVTTTDCYRKTRIFIEAVLPKMGIKASVIDPADVTALESALEENNVSLFFTESPTNPFLRCVDIKLVSEICHRKGALVCIDGTFATPLNQKALALGADLVLHSATKYIGGHNDVLGGYISGPDKLVSQVRTLHHVLGGTLNPNAAYLFIRGLKTLHLRVQQQNSTALRMAKILEEHPKVKHVYYPGLPSHPEHQLAMRQMTGFGGVVSFEIDGDLITTIKFVDALKIPYIAPSFGGCESIVDQPAIMSYWDLPQSERAKYGINDNLVRFSFGVEDFEDLKADVLQALEAI; translated from the exons atggcAGCTCCAACTTCTCACAAGCTTTTTTCTGCCCTTAACTGCCGCTCCAATCCCGACTTCTCCGCACCTCCGCCTTCCTTCAACCGCCGCCTCAACTCTGCCGCATTTTACGGTCCCTCCGCCCTCATCCTCCGCTTCCCTCCAAACTTCCATCGCCAGCTCAGCACCAAGGCTCGCCGCAACTGCAGCAACATCGGCCTCGCTCAGATCGTCGCCGCATCTTGGTCAAATGCACCAGCTGCCGACTCCTCCGGCGGCAGCGTTCCAGCGGCATCCGCCGTTGACGCTGCCGCCACCTCGGCGGCGATCTCAGCTGAGATCGCCGCCGACGATAACGTTTCCGCCGGTGCTGGCGGAAACGGAGCTGTGCCTGTACAGTTCAGTGGTTCGGTTGATAGTTCTAGTTATTCTTTTTTGAAATCCGATGGAAGCATGGCGATTCATGCCG CTGAAAGATTAGGTAGGGGTATTGTAACTGATGCAATTACCACCCCTGTGGTGAACACTTCTGCTTACTTCTTTAAGAAAACCGCTGATCTCATTGATTTCAAG GAGAAACGCCAATTTAGTTTTGAATATGGGCGATATGGAAATCCGACAACAATAGTTTTAGAGGAGAAGTTAAG TGCACTGGAGGGGGCCGAATCAACTTTGATAATGGCGTCTGGGATGTGTGCAAGCACAGTTTTGTTGATGGCACTAGTTCCAGCTGGGGGACATCTTGTGACCACCACAGATTGTTACAGGAAGACTAGAATATTCATTGAGGCTGTGCTTCCAAAGATGGGAATCAAG GCATCTGTTATAGATCCAGCAGATGTTACAGCCTTGGAATCTGCATTGGAGGAGAACAAT GTGTCTCTATTTTTTACTGAGTCTCCTACCAATCCTTTCCTCAGATGCGTTGATATTAAGCTGGTTTCTGAGATTTGTCACAGAAAAGGGGCTTTGGTCTGCATTGATGGTACATTTGCAACGCCTTTGAACCAGAAGGCCCTTGCCCTTGGTGCTGATCTTGTTTTGCACTCTGCAACAAAGTACATTGGGGGTCATAATGAT GTCCTTGGTGGTTACATTAGTGGTCCAGATAAGTTGGTTTCACAAGTTCGTACTTTGCATCATGTTTTGGGTGGTACTCTTAATCCG AATGCTGCATACCTATTCATTAGAGGCTTGAAAACCCTGCATCTTCGTGTACAGCAGCAGAATTCAACAGCATTGAGGATGGCCAAAATTTTAGAGGAACATCCCAAG GTGAAGCACGTGTACTATCCAGGCTTGCCAAGTCATCCTGAACATCAGCTTGCCATGAGGCAGATGACTGGTTTTGGTGGTGTTGTCAGTTTTGAG ATTGATGGAGATCTAATAACCACCATAAAATTTGTTGATGCACTGAAAATCCCATATATTGCACCCTCATTTGGAGGCTGTGAGAGCATTGTGGATCAACCTGCTATCATGTCTTACTG GGATCTTCCTCAGTCAGAAAGGGCCAAGTATGGTATTAATGACAACTTGGTTCGCTTCAGCTTTGGAGTTGAAGATTTTGAGGATTTGAAGGCTGATGTTCTGCAAGCTTTGGAAGCCATATAA
- the LOC130976955 gene encoding transmembrane emp24 domain-containing protein p24delta7-like, with the protein MWNSIHLHLHHLLLLIVVVAPSLLLCSLVESVQLELKSGHTKCISEEISDNAMSVGNYIIVNPNEGYPIPNSHKITVRVSSPRGISYHYAETVDSGTFWFNSKEAGDYTACFWAIDHSPAVTLIIDFDWKSGVAIKDWSKVAKKGHVEAMELELKKLFDTLSNIHYEMLYLRKREEQMQELNKMTNKKMFTFSLLSLLVCLSVAGLQLWHLKLYFVRKKVL; encoded by the exons ATGTGGAATTCtattcatcttcatcttcatcatcttcttctcctTATAGTGGTTGTTGCACCTTCCTTGTTACTTTGCAGCTTGGTGGAATCGGTGCAGTTGGAGCTGAAATCGGGGCACACGAAGTGCATATCGGAGGAAATCAGCGACAATGCCATGAGTGTCGGCAATTACATCATTGTTAACCCAAACGAAGGGTATCCCATACCCAATTCTCACAAGATCACTGTCAGG GTGAGTTCACCTCGAGGGATCAGTTATCACTATGCTGAAACAGTGGATTCTGGTACTTTTTGGTTTAATTCCAAAGAGGCTGGTGACTACACCGCTTGTTTTTGGGCAATTGATCACAGTCCAGCGGTAACTTTGATAATTGATTTTGACTGGAAAAGTGGGGTCGCTATCAAAGACTGGTCCAAGGTTGCTAAAAAAGGACATGTTGAA GCAATGGAACTTGAGTTGAAGAAGTTATTTGATACTCTCTCAAACATCCACTATGAGATGCTTTATCTTCGTAAAAG GGAAGAACAGATGCAAGAACTTAACAAAATGACGAACAAGAAGATGTTTACGTTCAGCTTACTTTCATTATTGGTTTGCTTGTCTGTGGCTGGTTTGCAACTATGGCATTTGAAGTTATATTTTGTGAGAAAGAAGGTCCTCTGA
- the LOC130973665 gene encoding pentatricopeptide repeat-containing protein At1g74630-like has product MQNGILASTLAHMAETCTSMRDLKVLHARAFCASLHHHPLVLAKLFRFAAVSPFGDLSYAHRMFDHMPQPTTTFFYNLLIRGHSNTTSIPSYPTYFFNLMRQKGIFPDGFSFTFLLKSTSKTNLLPSSVHGAVLKAGFCCHLYVQNALLHAYAAKGMSLTTRRVFEEALRVGLEVDVVSWSGLLVAHARAGELEIARRVFDEMPERDVVSWTTMLSAYSQAKLPQEALELFWEMRHTEVRPDEITMVSVISACTNLGDIETGRMVHEYIEQNGFMWMVALCNSLIDMYGKCGCLEMAWYVFNGMRRRSLITWNTMISTCANHGNADDAFGLFEWMIRSGVVPDGVTLLALLVAYTHKGLVDEGIRLFESMKREYRIEPRIEHYGAMVDMLGRSGRLQEAYDLLTSIPIPCNDVIWGALLGACRIHGDVEIAEKVIKKLLELKPDEGGYYILLRDIYVAAGRPVEANEIREAMVASGARKTPGCSWVDA; this is encoded by the coding sequence ATGCAAAATGGCATACTTGCATCAACACTTGCCCACATGGCAGAAACCTGCACTTCCATGCGGGACCTCAAGGTCCTCCATGCCCGCGCCTTCTGCGCCTCCCTCCATCACCATCCTCTCGTCCTTGCCAAGCTTTTCCGCTTCGCTGCAGTGTCGCCCTTCGGGGACTTGTCCTATGCCCACCGCATGTTTGATCATATGCCTCAACCAACCACCACCTTCTTCTACAACCTTCTCATCCGTGGCCACTCCAACACCACTTCCATCCCTTCGTATCCCACCTATTTTTTTAACCTTATGCGCCAAAAGGGTATCTTTCCAGATGGGTTTTCCTTCACCTTCTTGCTTAAATCCACCTCCAAGACCAACCTCCTTCCTAGTTCAGTTCACGGTGCCGTTTTGAAGGCCGGGTTTTGCTGCCACCTTTATGTGCAGAATGCATTGTTACATGCTTATGCAGCAAAGGGGATGAGTTTGACGACAAGGAGGGTGTTTGAGGAGGCTTTAAGAGTGGGATTAGAGGTTGATGTTGTGTCCTGGTCAGGCTTACTTGTTGCACACGCAAGAGCAGGGGAGCTAGAAATTGCGCGACgggtgtttgatgaaatgcctgAGAGGGATGTAGTCTCGTGGACCACAATGTTATCCGCGTATTCCCAGGCCAAGCTTCCACAGGAAGCGTTGGAGTTGTTTTGGGAGATGAGGCATACTGAGGTGAGGCCGGATGAGATTACCATGGTGAGCGTGATCTCGGCTTGCACAAATTTGGGAGACATAGAGACAGGGAGGATGGTGCATGAGTACATAGAGCAGAATGGGTTTATGTGGATGGTTGCACTCTGCAATTCCCTGATCGATATGTATGGAAAGTGTGGATGCTTGGAGATGGCGTGGTATGTATTCAACGGCATGAGGAGGAGAAGCTTGATCACATGGAACACAATGATTTCTACGTGCGCAAACCATGGTAATGCCGATGATGCATTTGGGTTGTTTGAGTGGATGATTCGTTCTGGGGTTGTGCCCGATGGAGTGACACTTCTGGCGCTTTTAGTTGCATATACTCATAAGGGTTTGGTTGATGAAGGGATTAGGCTGTTTGAGAGCATGAAAAGAGAGTATCGAATTGAACCCAGGATTGAGCATTACGGCGCCATGGTGGATATGCTGGGACGTTCCGGGAGGCTACAGGAGGCATATGATCTCCTTACAAGCATTCCTATTCCCTGCAATGATGTGATTTGGGGAGCACTGCTTGGTGCTTGCAGGATTCATGGTGATGTAGAAATAGCAGAGAAGGTTATAAAGAAATTATTGGAGTTGAAGCCGGATGAAGGGGGATACTATATTCTTCTCCGTGACATCTATGTTGCTGCCGGCCGACCGGTTGAAGCGAACGAGATTAGGGAAGCCATGGTAGCCAGTGGAGCAAGAAAAACTCCTGGCTGTAGTTGGGTGGATGCATGA
- the LOC130973666 gene encoding vesicle transport v-SNARE 13-like, with protein MSSVFEGYERQYCELSANLSKKCTVAASLHGEQKKQKVSEVKTGIDEAEALIRKMDLEARSLQPTVKAVVLAKLREYKSDLNNIKSEVKKIVAGNLNPSARDELLESSMVYVVTASADQRERLMASTERLNKSGDRIEESRRTMFETEDLGVSILQDLHAQRQSLLHANNTLHGVDDNVGKSKKILSNISRRMSRNKWIITTIVIVLVLVIASILYFKLSK; from the exons ATGAGTAGCGTGTTCGAAGGATATGAACGACAGTACTGCGAGCTTTCTGCTAATCTATCAAAGAAATGCACTGTAGCTGCTTCTCTTCATGGAG AGcaaaagaagcaaaaagtttCTGAAGTAAAGACTGGAATTGATGAGGCAGAAGCTTTG ATTCGAAAAATGGACCTTGAGGCAAGAAGTTTGCAGCCGACCGTTAAGGCCGTAGTTCTTGCTAAGTTGCGGGAGTATAAATCAGATCTGAACAATATTAAAAGCGAAGTTAAGAAAATTGTAGCGGGTAACTTGAACCCTTCTGCTAGGGATGAGTTGTTGGAATCAAGCATGGTATATGTTGTGACG GCATCAGCTGATCAAAGAGAAAGATTAATGGCATCAACTGAGAGGTTGAACAAGTCTGGTGACAGAATTGAGGAAAGTAGAAGAACAATGTTTGAGACAGAAGATCTTGGAGTTTCTATTCTTCAAGATTTGCATGCACAGCGACAGTCTCTACTGCATGCAAATAACACG CTTCATGGAGTAGATGATAATGTAGGCAAGAGCAAGAAAATTTTGTCCAACATATCAAGAAGGATGAGCAGGAACAAGTGGATTATTACCACCATTGTCATTGTCCTGGTTCTTGTTATAGCCTCGATCCTGTACTTTAAACTTTCTAAGTAG